In Actinomycetota bacterium, the genomic window TAATTACTGCACAACCTTGGACATCAGCATCGTTGGCAACTCTGACTGGTGCACTGAATTGTTTGTTTAACGCTGACTCAAGGTCAAATTCTTTCCAAGCCTTGACCAGATTCGGATCTACCTCACCTTCCAACGTGCTTTTTGAAAAGGATGGAATGTTGTAAACACGACCGCCACGAACCAAGCCCGGGAATCCGACAGTGATGCGACCAAAGCCAGGAAGTGCCTGCGCAATCTTCCCAATCTCGCCCAGGAGCACCTCAGGAGTGCAGGGGTAGGGAGTTTCAAATCGAACCCGCTCGCTTATCATGTTGCCGTCGGCATCAAGAAGGGCAGCCTTGACTCCACTTCCGCCGACATCGACGGACAAAGTTACAACATCATGCAAAAAGGCGTGTTTA contains:
- a CDS encoding ROK family protein, which translates into the protein MISYVPKHAFLHDVVTLSVDVGGSGVKAALLDADGNMISERVRFETPYPCTPEVLLGEIGKIAQALPGFGRITVGFPGLVRGGRVYNIPSFSKSTLEGEVDPNLVKAWKEFDLESALNKQFSAPVRVANDADVQGCAVIKGKGLEFVMTLGTGCGTAMFFDGHLLPHLELGHAPFRKGNTFEEQIGNAARREAGKERWVTRVAKAIDAFDRFLFFDHIYIGGGNARLLEGYDFGPKVTIVENTAGILGGIAIWERD